Within the Bradyrhizobium ottawaense genome, the region CAGCTCTGCGCCGGTTTTGGTTTTTCGCTTTTTAAATAAGCAGTCTTTGCGAGCTAAGCAGCCTTTGCGGCCTTCGACAACCGCAGCCCGCCGAACTCACGCGAGCTTGGTGGGCGCAATCTCCGGTCCCGCCGGCTGATGCATGGCGTTGTGCGAGGCGTCCGCGATCCACGGCTGCTGGTTGACCATCGGCAGCCGCCAGCCGTCGTGGCCGGCGCTTGAAATATGATCGAGCCGCGTCACCGAACAATTGTCGATGTCGAACACCAGACCCTTTTCCGGCTGGCCGCCGAGCGCAAGACCGACTGCGGCCTTGATCGTACCACCATGCGCGACGGCGATGACGTCCCTGCCCGCCTGTTCGGCATTGATGCGCACGATCGCGCCGCAGACGCGGTTATAGAGGTCCATGAAACTCTCGCCGCCCGGCGCCGGCTCGTCGATTGCGGCAAACCAGTGGCTGCCGACCGGACGGCTGGCCAGGAACGCGGCGCGGTTCATGCCCTGCCATTCGCCGAGATGCTGCTCGGCGAAGTCTTTCACATGCGGCATCGCCGAAGGCTTGGGAAAACCGGCGGCCCAGATCGCGTCGGCGGTCTGATGCGTGCGCTTCAGCGTGCTTGCATACCAGACCGCGTTGCGCGGCAGGATTTTCCCGACCGCGTCGAACACCACGCGATCGCTGGTGTCGCAACCGAGATCCTTCTGGCCGTAGATGCAGCCATTGTCCTCGCGAACCGGCGCGTGGCGCACCCACCACCACCGCGTCGTGACCACGCCCGCTTTCGGAGCTGCAACTGATTTGTCGGTATTGGACATCGCCAAGGCCCTTCAATACTGTTCGCTGTCGCTGTACGTCAGAGCAGTCAACGTCTCAAGTGACTTCATCGTTTGAAATCTTGTTTGAATTCCGCATGGCGGAAGCTCCGACAACCATAAACTGACAGGGAGAGATTCATGGGCC harbors:
- a CDS encoding histidine phosphatase family protein, with amino-acid sequence MSNTDKSVAAPKAGVVTTRWWWVRHAPVREDNGCIYGQKDLGCDTSDRVVFDAVGKILPRNAVWYASTLKRTHQTADAIWAAGFPKPSAMPHVKDFAEQHLGEWQGMNRAAFLASRPVGSHWFAAIDEPAPGGESFMDLYNRVCGAIVRINAEQAGRDVIAVAHGGTIKAAVGLALGGQPEKGLVFDIDNCSVTRLDHISSAGHDGWRLPMVNQQPWIADASHNAMHQPAGPEIAPTKLA